In Achromobacter xylosoxidans A8, a single window of DNA contains:
- a CDS encoding ATP-binding protein, which produces MTLFVGGVHAVGKTFILSSVCNELGLRHATASQLIREQRGFANWTASRQIEDIDENQRTLVAATRRLEKNGETIVLDGHLVLRRAENVHEKIKIETFNQLMIQGVILIEASAEVITNRLRKRGDLTWQHSEIEVFAQKELEHAEDVCAQLGISLVRLRSPTSLEMKTALAALMAKMQIKQEHQTTPPSQSGFA; this is translated from the coding sequence ATGACGCTCTTCGTTGGCGGAGTTCATGCTGTCGGGAAGACGTTCATCCTTAGCTCTGTCTGCAACGAGTTAGGGTTGAGACATGCAACCGCGAGCCAGCTAATCAGAGAGCAACGAGGGTTTGCTAACTGGACAGCTTCTCGACAGATAGAGGATATCGACGAAAACCAACGGACTTTGGTCGCAGCGACTAGACGACTCGAGAAAAACGGCGAAACTATCGTTCTCGATGGACACTTGGTTTTACGTCGGGCGGAGAACGTCCACGAAAAAATAAAAATAGAGACATTTAACCAATTGATGATTCAGGGGGTAATCCTTATCGAGGCGTCCGCCGAAGTGATCACCAATAGGCTTCGCAAGCGAGGAGACCTAACGTGGCAGCACTCCGAGATCGAAGTGTTTGCTCAAAAGGAACTCGAACATGCCGAGGACGTATGTGCGCAGCTAGGCATTTCGCTTGTGAGATTACGCTCCCCGACTTCGTTGGAAATGAAAACAGCACTCGCAGCCCTCATGGCCAAAATGCAAATAAAACAAGAGCATCAGACCACGCCCCCCTCGCAGTCAGGCTTCGCTTGA
- a CDS encoding Bug family tripartite tricarboxylate transporter substrate binding protein: MKTLQGVLLGAVLACASLVATPAEAAPFPDRPITLVVPLAAGSTADILARSIQPGLSQQLGQTVVVENKPGGGGQIAMSYVAKASPDGYTLVLGSNNTWAINLGLFSKLSYDPNKDFVPVAYLAGGSNVLVVPSDSPYRSVPELVSALKAQPGKLMYSSGGNGTTHHLSAELLLSITGTQAAHIPYRGAPQGVAAVMAHEVAFAFYNTPSVSGLVKEGKLRALAVTGEARSPLLPDMPTMMEEGVPGYVITVDLGLMAPAGTPPDVVAKLNAAARKVMGSAEQRQRLQGLGYEIFHDGPPSGLAAFIQADIAKWVPLVQRSGAKVD, from the coding sequence ATGAAAACACTACAAGGGGTTCTACTGGGGGCTGTACTGGCCTGTGCGTCGCTAGTCGCGACGCCAGCCGAGGCGGCGCCGTTTCCGGATCGTCCCATCACGCTGGTCGTGCCCCTTGCGGCGGGCAGCACGGCCGATATCCTGGCGCGGTCCATCCAACCCGGCCTGAGCCAGCAACTGGGGCAAACGGTCGTCGTCGAGAACAAGCCCGGCGGCGGCGGCCAGATCGCCATGAGCTACGTAGCCAAGGCCTCGCCCGATGGCTATACGCTGGTGCTGGGCTCCAACAATACCTGGGCCATCAACCTGGGACTGTTCTCGAAGCTGTCCTACGATCCGAACAAGGACTTCGTGCCGGTCGCCTATCTGGCCGGCGGCTCCAATGTACTGGTCGTGCCGTCCGACAGCCCATACCGCTCCGTACCCGAACTGGTCTCGGCCTTGAAAGCCCAACCCGGCAAGCTGATGTACTCATCCGGCGGCAACGGCACCACGCACCACCTCTCGGCCGAACTGCTGCTGTCGATCACCGGCACCCAGGCCGCGCACATCCCCTACCGCGGCGCGCCGCAAGGCGTGGCCGCCGTCATGGCACATGAAGTCGCCTTCGCCTTCTACAACACGCCCAGCGTGTCCGGCCTGGTCAAGGAGGGCAAGCTGCGCGCCCTGGCGGTCACCGGCGAGGCCCGATCCCCCTTGCTGCCAGACATGCCAACCATGATGGAAGAGGGCGTGCCGGGCTACGTGATCACCGTCGACCTCGGCTTGATGGCGCCCGCCGGCACACCGCCGGATGTCGTGGCAAAACTCAACGCCGCGGCACGCAAAGTCATGGGCAGCGCCGAACAGCGCCAGCGGCTGCAGGGCTTGGGGTATGAGATCTTCCACGACGGGCCACCCAGCGGACTGGCTGCTTTTATCCAGGCCGATATCGCCAAATGGGTGCCGCTGGTGCAGCGGTCGGGGGCGAAAGTGGATTAA
- a CDS encoding LysR family transcriptional regulator: MTEPIESVSLRQLRALVAIGETASFTAAGERLGLSQPSVSHLIRRLETEVGQPLVVRGREVSLTRDGQAMVDAARRAILAIDSSIQECREHSDLKRGKVMVAVGHVSAATLLPHILMEFRQRHPQLDLIVVDCMVQQIRTRLLSHEADVGLGAVMQDDDSRIMVEQLSDSGVALFARMDHPLARLDEVDAKVLAELPCIQLNPEAPAWLNISRRLIAANIYPRVEQRVVLLSTAIGLIQAGMGVAMLPQIARGQMPAGIKGIALRNPALEWPISIARLANYPLSPAAQAFVAVVRSVSQRLRRDAAMP; the protein is encoded by the coding sequence ATGACCGAGCCGATCGAGTCCGTCTCCCTGCGCCAACTGCGCGCGTTGGTCGCTATCGGTGAAACGGCCAGTTTCACGGCCGCCGGCGAACGCCTGGGCCTGTCGCAACCCTCGGTCAGCCACCTGATCCGCCGCTTGGAGACCGAAGTCGGCCAGCCGCTGGTGGTGCGCGGCCGCGAGGTCTCCTTGACGCGCGACGGCCAGGCCATGGTCGACGCGGCGCGGCGCGCCATCCTGGCCATCGACAGTTCCATCCAGGAATGCCGCGAACACTCCGACCTGAAGCGCGGCAAAGTCATGGTCGCCGTGGGCCACGTCAGCGCGGCCACCTTGTTGCCGCACATCCTGATGGAGTTCCGCCAGCGCCACCCCCAACTGGACCTGATCGTGGTCGATTGCATGGTGCAGCAGATCCGCACGCGCCTGCTCTCGCACGAGGCCGATGTCGGCCTGGGCGCGGTCATGCAGGACGACGACTCCCGCATCATGGTGGAACAGCTTTCGGACAGCGGCGTCGCGCTCTTCGCGCGCATGGATCACCCCCTGGCCAGGCTGGACGAGGTCGACGCCAAGGTGCTAGCCGAATTGCCCTGCATCCAGCTGAATCCCGAAGCGCCCGCCTGGCTCAACATCAGCCGCCGCTTGATCGCCGCGAACATCTATCCGCGCGTCGAACAGCGCGTCGTCCTGCTGTCCACGGCCATCGGCCTGATACAGGCGGGCATGGGAGTAGCCATGCTGCCGCAGATCGCGCGCGGGCAGATGCCCGCCGGCATCAAGGGCATCGCCTTGCGCAATCCGGCGCTGGAATGGCCGATCTCCATCGCGCGCCTGGCCAACTACCCTTTGTCTCCCGCGGCCCAGGCCTTCGTCGCCGTGGTCCGTTCCGTCTCCCAACGCCTGCGCCGCGACGCCGCCATGCCGTGA
- a CDS encoding transposase, with protein sequence MDKSKPEGKPLEAKRQYHSREFKIEAVRQLEEGKVSGTQLSLMLGVKRSIIYRWKKELATHGPDVSFPGKGKARTDEQTEIQRLKRQLAEVTEERDILKKAAAYFARELP encoded by the coding sequence ATGGATAAATCCAAACCCGAAGGCAAGCCGCTTGAAGCCAAACGCCAGTATCACAGTCGGGAGTTCAAGATCGAGGCGGTCAGACAACTGGAGGAAGGCAAGGTCAGCGGCACGCAACTATCGCTGATGCTGGGCGTGAAGCGGTCGATTATTTACCGATGGAAGAAAGAGCTGGCGACACACGGCCCAGACGTCTCATTTCCCGGTAAAGGCAAGGCTCGCACCGACGAGCAGACCGAGATTCAGCGCCTCAAGCGTCAGTTGGCCGAGGTCACCGAAGAGCGCGATATCTTAAAAAAAGCGGCAGCGTACTTTGCGCGGGAACTGCCGTGA
- a CDS encoding GNAT family N-acetyltransferase, with the protein MDTNVLIPLQDSLQILEGSLANFVRLASIGGHQLMYHPANIADFERDPNADRRQRNLQRIRQYPALVAPASCIWNTPETGPNDACDNELLYALHCDAVHALVTEDRGIHAKARLLGLARRVYTVQTAEDWLKRLHETRQIVLPNIQDVPLHSLTPELRGTFFDSLREGYPAKAGRDGFDDWFRRKAREDRYAWIYRHDSGALGALCIYQIQNDEILNDAGDVLSGPALKLCTFKVGEAVRGRKIGELFLKAAFRFATENQCQYLFITAKAQSQDYLIRVCSDFGFEERGTYRGDLVLVKSHPVGQPPAESITPIEYVRRYFPHYRSDSSVQKFLVPIQPRYHGILFPDYTSIQSSLFAPSGHVGNAIKLAYLCHAQTKSIRPGDVLLFYRTNDEKSVTSLGVVERFEVSSDGAEIASLVSRRTVYSLAEIDELAKKPTKVILFRLVTHLSNGVSYDQLILDGVVTGPIQSIRKVSDVSFSRVLAASKR; encoded by the coding sequence TTGGATACAAACGTTCTTATCCCACTTCAAGATTCACTTCAAATTCTTGAAGGCAGCCTAGCTAACTTCGTACGACTGGCAAGCATTGGTGGTCATCAGTTGATGTATCACCCGGCGAATATCGCTGACTTCGAACGAGATCCTAACGCGGACCGCCGCCAAAGAAATCTCCAACGAATCAGACAGTACCCCGCACTAGTTGCGCCGGCGTCATGCATTTGGAACACTCCCGAGACTGGCCCAAACGACGCATGTGACAATGAGCTTCTCTATGCACTTCACTGTGATGCCGTTCACGCATTAGTTACGGAAGATCGAGGCATCCATGCGAAGGCCCGCTTACTTGGGCTTGCGCGTCGAGTCTACACAGTGCAGACGGCGGAAGACTGGCTAAAGCGTCTTCACGAAACGCGTCAGATCGTTTTGCCGAACATCCAAGACGTGCCATTGCACAGTCTGACGCCAGAGTTGCGTGGAACTTTTTTTGACAGTCTACGAGAGGGCTATCCAGCGAAGGCTGGCCGCGATGGCTTCGATGATTGGTTCCGCCGCAAGGCAAGAGAGGATAGGTACGCATGGATATACCGACACGATAGCGGCGCCTTGGGTGCCCTTTGCATCTATCAGATCCAGAACGATGAGATTCTGAACGACGCTGGCGATGTCCTGTCCGGCCCGGCTCTAAAGCTATGTACTTTCAAGGTAGGCGAAGCCGTTCGTGGCCGGAAGATTGGTGAGCTGTTTCTCAAAGCAGCTTTCCGCTTTGCGACTGAAAACCAATGCCAATACCTTTTCATCACAGCAAAGGCACAGAGCCAGGATTATCTTATTCGAGTTTGTTCGGATTTTGGTTTCGAAGAACGTGGCACCTATCGCGGAGACTTGGTGCTGGTCAAATCCCACCCTGTCGGCCAGCCACCGGCAGAGAGTATCACTCCGATCGAATATGTGAGACGGTATTTTCCGCACTACAGGTCAGACTCCTCAGTGCAAAAATTCCTCGTCCCGATTCAACCGCGTTATCACGGCATCCTATTTCCTGACTACACATCGATTCAATCTAGTCTTTTTGCTCCTTCAGGCCACGTGGGCAACGCGATTAAGTTGGCATATCTTTGTCACGCACAGACAAAGTCCATACGCCCCGGGGATGTTTTGCTTTTTTATCGAACCAATGACGAAAAATCCGTGACTTCGCTAGGCGTTGTCGAGCGATTTGAAGTTTCCAGCGATGGTGCCGAAATCGCTAGCTTGGTCAGTCGTCGCACGGTCTACAGCCTTGCTGAAATTGACGAGTTGGCGAAGAAGCCAACCAAAGTTATTCTCTTTCGCCTAGTCACCCATCTTTCCAACGGCGTCTCGTATGACCAGCTCATACTAGACGGCGTCGTGACGGGACCGATTCAATCTATTCGCAAGGTTTCTGATGTCTCTTTTTCCAGAGTCCTCGCCGCATCCAAGCGGTAG
- a CDS encoding LysR family transcriptional regulator produces the protein MNTRDLQAFVAVVENGSMVRAAERLFLTQPGLTRRVQNLETMLGIELLDRQSKPLKPTAAGSDVYGLARAVLRAVDDLLAVASPDSEPTGEFRIGVPPFLSELALEQPIDRLRAAFPNLTLRVTAGWSPGLLEGIEKAKADAVVVLLPESVPLPEGLTSTLLAYKPTVVVAPRSFSLPDKPVSLADLAAYPWVLNQDGCGMRSALSRAMSAAGLPFNVAVEAFGSELQLSLVARALGVGLAAPEVLARSPHRNALQIVDVPEFNSGLSVWLVHGVLPGRLVRPVAVMRDALIETLERDAVRLPLADSVA, from the coding sequence ATGAACACGCGTGACTTGCAGGCTTTCGTGGCAGTGGTCGAAAACGGCTCAATGGTGCGGGCCGCAGAGAGGCTGTTTCTGACTCAGCCGGGACTCACGCGCCGTGTCCAGAATCTGGAAACGATGCTCGGCATCGAGTTGCTCGACCGGCAGAGCAAGCCGCTCAAGCCGACGGCGGCAGGAAGCGATGTCTATGGCCTTGCGCGTGCGGTGCTACGCGCGGTCGACGACCTGCTGGCCGTCGCGTCGCCTGATAGCGAGCCGACAGGCGAGTTTAGGATCGGGGTGCCGCCGTTTTTGTCTGAGCTGGCGTTGGAACAACCCATCGACCGTCTGCGTGCCGCCTTTCCGAATCTGACGCTGCGCGTGACAGCGGGCTGGTCGCCAGGACTGCTGGAGGGCATCGAAAAGGCGAAGGCGGACGCGGTCGTCGTGCTTTTACCCGAAAGCGTGCCGTTGCCGGAAGGCCTGACGTCGACGCTTCTCGCCTATAAGCCCACGGTCGTCGTCGCGCCGCGCTCGTTCAGTCTGCCCGACAAACCCGTCTCGCTCGCCGATCTAGCGGCTTATCCCTGGGTGCTGAACCAGGACGGCTGCGGAATGCGTTCAGCACTGAGCCGCGCCATGTCTGCGGCGGGTTTGCCGTTCAATGTCGCTGTCGAAGCGTTCGGTTCGGAACTGCAGTTGTCGCTGGTCGCGCGCGCCTTGGGCGTCGGGCTCGCTGCGCCTGAAGTGCTGGCGCGCAGCCCGCATCGCAATGCGCTGCAGATCGTCGATGTGCCGGAGTTCAATAGCGGGCTGAGCGTATGGCTCGTGCATGGCGTGCTGCCAGGCCGTCTTGTGCGACCCGTCGCGGTGATGCGCGACGCACTGATCGAAACGCTGGAAAGGGATGCGGTACGTTTGCCCCTCGCCGATTCCGTCGCATAA
- a CDS encoding YciI family protein: MPKFVTIGYGDQEGYDRTPAAIRNAAHAHDAKLRKDGVLMGVAGKPIQVRNHEAARVETTPGPFMRSPLPVAGFAIIEAADMAEAIAMVSQTPCAVAHGVVEVWPLEQP; encoded by the coding sequence ATGCCAAAGTTCGTTACCATCGGATATGGCGATCAAGAGGGCTACGACCGTACGCCCGCAGCCATCCGAAACGCAGCGCATGCGCACGACGCAAAATTGCGAAAAGACGGGGTATTGATGGGCGTCGCAGGCAAGCCCATACAAGTGCGCAACCACGAGGCCGCCCGGGTCGAAACAACGCCCGGTCCATTCATGAGATCGCCCTTACCAGTAGCAGGCTTCGCCATCATCGAAGCCGCCGACATGGCCGAGGCTATAGCAATGGTGTCGCAAACGCCCTGCGCCGTCGCGCACGGGGTCGTTGAAGTGTGGCCGCTAGAACAGCCGTAG